A genomic segment from Alkalilimnicola ehrlichii MLHE-1 encodes:
- a CDS encoding DUF6164 family protein produces MAKRLMNLRNVPTDEADEVRDLLTREGIDFYETPPNRWGLSAGGIWLRDETQYTEARRLLDDYQRERQRRAREAYEQQRRDGTAETVTSLFLRNPLKVILYLGIVGTILYFSIRPFFSLGAG; encoded by the coding sequence ATGGCCAAACGACTGATGAACCTTCGCAACGTCCCCACCGACGAGGCGGACGAGGTGCGCGACCTGCTGACCCGGGAAGGGATCGATTTCTACGAGACGCCGCCCAACCGCTGGGGCCTGAGCGCCGGCGGTATCTGGCTGCGCGACGAGACCCAATACACCGAGGCCCGCCGCCTGCTGGACGACTACCAGCGCGAACGCCAGCGCCGCGCGCGCGAGGCCTACGAACAACAAAGGCGGGACGGCACCGCCGAGACGGTGACCAGCCTGTTCCTGCGCAACCCGCTCAAGGTGATCCTCTACCTGGGCATCGTCGGCACCATCCTCTACTTCTCCATCCGACCGTTCTTCTCCCTGGGGGCGGGCTGA
- a CDS encoding DUF6352 family protein produces the protein MTTAPRDLWPHCGYTTLQATAGGLRPTADLYRHLLRRPELAPPEEAAAAEQRLHRRLLDDPLLPLNATVLQTLGDPDAEANYQVYRGFRDLLEEAGTLEVAYLRIARGQTDGPVPPVLMDWLAQLIVRHLLGPQPDAFRARAGELFFREQKVALEGGVVLADHAYLETQRGTPGGPDILQSLLREAQGLAADGRPTLDVLNMETAAHYLEASEAHDLALDISYDSPGLLALAGLLRDWLYHFTGLEGRLAPVKAIDDHRWRWHVGLDAASTDLLNRLYQGHEPRPEEQRQILALFTLELDDQARLRPDAVGYPVHLGLAMSRQGFLRLKPQNLLINLPLREDG, from the coding sequence ATGACCACTGCGCCACGCGACCTCTGGCCCCATTGCGGCTATACGACCCTGCAGGCCACCGCCGGCGGCCTGCGCCCCACGGCCGATCTCTACCGCCACCTGCTGCGCCGCCCTGAGCTTGCCCCGCCGGAAGAGGCCGCCGCGGCGGAACAACGTCTCCACCGCCGGCTGCTGGATGACCCCCTGCTGCCGCTCAACGCAACGGTGCTCCAGACCCTGGGCGACCCCGACGCCGAGGCCAATTACCAGGTCTACCGCGGGTTCCGCGACCTGCTCGAAGAGGCCGGTACCCTGGAGGTGGCCTACCTGCGCATCGCCCGTGGCCAGACCGACGGCCCGGTGCCCCCGGTGTTGATGGACTGGCTGGCCCAACTCATCGTCCGCCACCTGCTGGGCCCGCAGCCCGATGCCTTCCGCGCCCGCGCCGGCGAGCTCTTCTTCCGCGAGCAGAAGGTGGCCCTGGAAGGCGGTGTGGTGTTGGCCGACCACGCCTACCTGGAGACTCAACGGGGCACCCCCGGCGGCCCCGACATCCTCCAGTCGCTGCTGCGCGAGGCGCAGGGCCTGGCTGCGGATGGCCGGCCAACCCTGGACGTGCTGAACATGGAGACGGCAGCGCACTACCTGGAAGCGAGCGAGGCCCACGACCTGGCCTTGGATATCAGCTACGACAGCCCCGGTCTGCTGGCACTGGCCGGGCTGCTACGGGATTGGCTGTACCACTTCACCGGGCTGGAAGGCCGGCTGGCACCGGTGAAGGCCATCGACGACCATCGCTGGCGCTGGCATGTGGGCCTGGACGCCGCCAGTACCGATCTGCTCAACCGCCTCTACCAGGGGCACGAACCGCGCCCCGAGGAACAGCGCCAGATTCTGGCCCTGTTCACCCTGGAGTTGGACGACCAGGCACGGCTACGACCCGACGCGGTCGGCTACCCGGTGCACCTGGGGCTGGCGATGAGCCGCCAGGGTTTTCTGCGCCTCAAGCCGCAGAACTTGCTGATCAACCTGCCCCTGCGCGAGGACGGCTGA
- a CDS encoding hydrolase — MPEPLNPPPFTPPAWLANPHAQTLWPALVRRPPRVRQAAERLALPDGDVLNLVWGPDPAGGPLVLILHGLAGSARSTYVLALKAALAQAGMGSVVMEARGAGGRPNRLPRFFHAGETGDLQQAVDYIRRRHPDRPLALVGFSMGGIVALNWLGRTGAEAGVATAVVVSAPLRLAECARRLDQGFARLYQWAMVRDLKAMLRRKRAAGCAPPQIEAALRVRSLWAFDDRLTAPLHGFAGAADYYRRCAPEQRLDGIRVPTLMINAADDPFCPAATLPPPGALSPWVRLALSPGGGHLGFVHGRPWRPRYWLEPTLVERLRAGFSRPRAGAG; from the coding sequence ATGCCTGAGCCGCTGAACCCGCCGCCGTTCACCCCGCCGGCGTGGCTGGCCAACCCCCATGCCCAGACCCTGTGGCCGGCGCTGGTCCGCCGGCCGCCCCGGGTCCGGCAGGCGGCGGAGCGTCTGGCCCTGCCGGATGGGGATGTGCTGAACCTCGTCTGGGGGCCTGATCCGGCCGGTGGCCCGCTGGTGCTCATCTTGCACGGCCTGGCCGGCTCCGCCCGCTCCACCTACGTGCTCGCGCTTAAGGCCGCCCTGGCGCAGGCGGGGATGGGGTCGGTGGTGATGGAGGCGCGTGGCGCCGGTGGTCGGCCCAACCGTCTGCCCCGGTTCTTCCATGCCGGTGAGACCGGCGATCTGCAACAGGCCGTGGATTACATCCGCCGTCGCCACCCCGACCGGCCGCTGGCGCTGGTGGGCTTCTCCATGGGGGGGATTGTGGCCTTGAACTGGCTCGGCCGGACGGGGGCAGAGGCCGGGGTGGCGACGGCGGTGGTGGTCTCGGCCCCGCTGAGGCTCGCCGAATGCGCGCGCCGGCTGGATCAGGGGTTCGCCCGCCTCTACCAGTGGGCCATGGTCCGCGACCTCAAGGCCATGCTGCGCCGCAAGCGGGCCGCTGGCTGCGCCCCGCCACAGATCGAGGCGGCGCTGCGGGTCCGCAGCCTGTGGGCCTTCGACGACCGGCTCACCGCCCCGCTCCATGGCTTTGCCGGCGCCGCCGATTACTACCGCCGCTGTGCCCCGGAACAGCGCCTGGATGGCATCCGGGTGCCCACGCTGATGATCAACGCCGCCGACGACCCCTTCTGCCCGGCCGCCACCCTGCCGCCGCCCGGCGCCCTGTCACCCTGGGTGCGATTGGCCCTGAGCCCGGGTGGCGGCCATCTGGGTTTCGTTCACGGCCGGCCCTGGCGGCCCCGCTACTGGCTGGAGCCTACGCTGGTCGAGCGGCTGCGGGCGGGCTTCAGCCGTCCTCGCGCAGGGGCAGGTTGA
- a CDS encoding sensor domain-containing diguanylate cyclase, with product MEQGLDESLLRAAVEQSYNAVVVTDPGLEGAGQRIRYVNAAFERMTGYTREELIGHTPKILQGAATDPAVLRTLRQRLAAGQGFEGSAINYRKDGRPYHVEWLISPVRDDSGRITAWLSIQRDVTHERELEQEARLLSTAVESSAASILITDTEGCIVYVNRGFEQITGYRRDEVLGETPAVLNSGEQSARFYRDLWTTLERGETFRGTFLNRNRSGALFYLEQSITPVRADQGQVVRYVATGKDITERVRMEEELKRAATTDALTGLANRLSFEQLLERDYERCRRYGGALSLLMFDLDHFKAVNDAHGHEAGDAVLQALAGLVLANVRTADTVARWGGEEFMVLLPETPLAAAGELAEKLRERVAAHRFPHGAPVTASFGVCALRDDDTCRTLVRRADEALYRAKHLGRDRVECLSR from the coding sequence ATGGAGCAGGGGCTGGATGAGAGCCTGTTGAGGGCGGCGGTGGAGCAGTCCTACAACGCCGTCGTGGTCACCGACCCCGGGCTGGAGGGTGCCGGGCAGCGGATCCGTTATGTCAACGCCGCCTTCGAGCGCATGACCGGCTACACGCGGGAGGAGCTGATCGGACACACGCCCAAGATCCTGCAGGGTGCGGCGACCGATCCGGCGGTGCTCCGGACCCTGCGCCAGCGGCTGGCGGCGGGGCAGGGGTTCGAGGGCAGTGCCATCAATTACCGCAAGGACGGCCGGCCTTACCACGTGGAGTGGTTGATCTCGCCGGTGCGCGACGATAGCGGCCGGATCACCGCCTGGTTGTCGATCCAGCGGGATGTCACCCACGAGCGCGAGTTGGAGCAGGAGGCGCGACTGTTGAGCACCGCGGTGGAGTCCTCCGCTGCCAGCATCCTCATCACCGACACCGAGGGGTGCATCGTCTACGTCAATCGCGGCTTCGAGCAAATCACCGGGTACCGCCGCGATGAGGTGCTCGGCGAGACCCCGGCTGTGCTCAACTCCGGTGAGCAGAGTGCCCGCTTTTACCGGGACCTTTGGACCACCTTGGAGCGCGGCGAGACCTTCCGCGGCACCTTCCTGAACCGCAACCGTTCCGGAGCGCTGTTCTACCTGGAGCAGAGTATCACCCCCGTGCGGGCGGACCAGGGCCAGGTGGTGCGTTACGTGGCCACCGGCAAGGACATCACGGAGCGGGTGCGGATGGAGGAGGAACTGAAGCGTGCCGCCACCACCGACGCCCTCACTGGGCTGGCCAACCGCCTCAGCTTCGAGCAACTCCTGGAGCGGGACTATGAGCGCTGCCGGCGCTATGGTGGTGCGCTGTCCCTGCTGATGTTTGACCTGGACCACTTTAAGGCCGTCAATGACGCGCATGGCCACGAGGCGGGTGATGCCGTGCTCCAGGCTCTGGCCGGGCTGGTGCTGGCCAACGTGCGCACCGCCGACACCGTCGCCCGCTGGGGCGGGGAGGAGTTCATGGTGCTGTTGCCGGAAACGCCGCTGGCGGCGGCCGGTGAGCTGGCGGAGAAGCTGCGCGAGCGGGTGGCCGCCCACCGCTTTCCCCACGGCGCACCGGTGACGGCCAGTTTCGGGGTCTGCGCCCTGCGCGATGACGACACCTGCAGGACCCTCGTGCGGCGGGCCGACGAGGCCCTGTACCGGGCCAAGCACCTGGGACGTGACCGGGTGGAATGCCTGAGCCGCTGA